One window from the genome of Leptidea sinapis chromosome 24, ilLepSina1.1, whole genome shotgun sequence encodes:
- the LOC126971887 gene encoding uncharacterized protein LOC126971887, whose protein sequence is MEFDTEKFTIEIQSQPAIWNTKLPEYSDRILKQRAWEELVHIYHGTELTKEEKQKLGLSIQKKWRNIRDCFVKAHKAKETKSGSAAKKKTSYVFYDSLLFLKDTVTVNSTTGNVTTENEDGNTAMQNEETLPSNTSWAPKRSKKNNSDDLIGRELNRNLERKSVEDDEDHLFFLSLVKELKKNPEHMQMQSKLDILKVIKDAQIFNYSNIDYPRPNSYRGYQTSHYSGNSPYSHRTNFSEVGRGNTHHGYQTAQYSGSNVYMQPVQSSEFGRDTSQEIVRSRTNAQSPISTQSEKSQDSDYLELFNSITDDDA, encoded by the exons ATGGAATTCGATACCGAAAAATTTACCATCGAAATCCAGAGTCAGCCAGCAATTTGGAACACCAAATTACCAGAGTATTCTGatagaatattaaaacaaaGAGCATGGGAAGAGTTGGTGCATATTTATCACGGTACGGAATTGACAAAGGAGGAAAAACAAAAACTAG gtttGAGTATTCAAAAAAAATGGAGAAATATTCGCGACTGTTTTGTGAAGGCCCATAAAGCGAAAGAGACTAAGAGCGGATCAGCGGCAAAAAAAAAGACTTCATATGTTTTCTACgatagtttgttatttttaaaagatactGTAACTGTCAATAGCACAACGGGCAATGTAACTACAGAAAATGAAGATGGTAACACAGCTATGCAAAATGAAGAAACACTTCCATCAAATACTTCATGGGCACCAAAGCGAAGCAAGAAAAATAATAGTGATGATCTTATCGGTAGAGAGTTGAATAGAAATTTAGAAAGAAAGAGTGTTGAAGATGACGAGGATCACCTGTTTTTCTTGTCTCTagtaaaagaattaaaaaagaatcCAGAACATATGCAAATGCAAAGTAAATTAGATATTTTAAAGGTAATTAAAGATGCgcaaattttcaattattcgAACATTGATTATCCAAGACCTAATTCTTACCGGGGATATCAAACGTCACATTATTCTGGTAATAGTCCCTATTCTCACCGTACAAACTTCTCGGAGGTTGGACGAGGGAATACCCATCATGGATATCAAACGGCACAGTATTCAGGAAGTAATGTCTACATGCAGCCTGTGCAGTCATCGGAGTTTGGACGAGACACGTCTCAAGAAATTGTGAGGAGTCGGACGAATGCACAATCGCCAATTTCAACTCAAAGCGAAAAATCTCAGGATAGTGATTATCTGGAACTTTTTAATTCCATCACTGACGATGATGCTTGA